One Alteromonas sp. KC3 DNA segment encodes these proteins:
- a CDS encoding RNA polymerase sigma factor, giving the protein MEHTQQRVVHANVVFGSKDEESLIASAKQGNKHAFRQLYDKHIGRVYALCYRLTGDKGMAEDASQEVFIQLWRKLENFDGQSQFSTWLHSVTANITISYIRKQKGWVQRMFNLEASGIHEMTAESDSTDIDLEALVVRLPERARMVFVLHALEGYRHEDIANMLNMAVGSSKAQFFRAKQLLKEFMGYDNE; this is encoded by the coding sequence ATGGAACACACACAACAACGTGTTGTACACGCCAATGTGGTGTTTGGTAGCAAAGACGAAGAGAGTTTGATCGCGTCGGCGAAGCAGGGTAACAAGCACGCGTTTCGCCAGCTGTACGACAAACATATTGGTAGAGTCTACGCCTTATGCTATCGACTTACAGGTGACAAAGGAATGGCTGAAGATGCTTCTCAGGAGGTGTTTATTCAGCTGTGGCGAAAGCTTGAAAATTTCGATGGTCAAAGTCAATTTTCAACGTGGCTACATAGCGTAACGGCAAACATAACCATTTCTTACATTCGTAAGCAAAAAGGATGGGTCCAACGCATGTTCAATCTTGAAGCGAGTGGCATCCATGAGATGACGGCTGAGTCAGATAGCACTGACATTGATTTAGAAGCACTTGTTGTACGGTTGCCAGAGCGCGCACGAATGGTGTTTGTACTGCATGCATTGGAAGGTTATCGCCACGAAGATATTGCAAATATGCTGAACATGGCGGTGGGATCAAGTAAAGCGCAGTTTTTTCGCGCAAAGCAGCTTTTGAAAGAATTTATGGGGTATGACAATGAGTAA
- a CDS encoding MOSC domain-containing protein encodes MTSSFKVNGLFAGKPQPLGPRGAPSSIIKSAVNTLTVNIDSTDEDEQANLRLHGGPEKVLHQFCPTNYLTLAKHFPDGEFFVGSIGENISVEGMDDATVCIGDIWQFGDVELQVSAPRAPCNKISLRYGIANLDRFVGERGITGWYYRVIKTGTISVGDTVTLLHREPDTVDVHTLMQCAHTKVDAALAARLAALPTLDDEWRLKCEKIANK; translated from the coding sequence ATGACGTCATCGTTTAAAGTGAATGGACTTTTTGCTGGGAAGCCACAACCACTAGGGCCTAGAGGTGCACCCAGTAGTATTATAAAAAGTGCAGTAAATACATTAACCGTCAATATAGATAGCACTGATGAAGATGAGCAAGCGAATCTACGTCTTCATGGTGGACCTGAGAAGGTACTTCACCAATTCTGTCCAACTAACTATCTTACCCTTGCAAAACATTTTCCCGATGGCGAATTTTTTGTGGGTAGTATCGGTGAAAACATCAGTGTTGAAGGCATGGATGATGCGACTGTCTGCATTGGCGATATATGGCAGTTTGGCGACGTGGAATTGCAAGTGAGCGCGCCTCGCGCGCCATGTAACAAGATATCGCTGCGCTATGGTATCGCTAATCTGGATCGCTTTGTGGGCGAGCGAGGTATAACGGGTTGGTACTATCGCGTCATTAAAACCGGCACTATTAGTGTAGGTGACACAGTCACTCTCCTGCACCGAGAGCCTGACACTGTTGATGTGCATACGTTAATGCAATGCGCGCATACAAAAGTCGATGCTGCACTGGCAGCTAGGCTTGCTGCTCTGCCTACGCTGGACGATGAATGGCGTTTAAAGTGTGAGAAAATAGCAAATAAATAG
- a CDS encoding ABC transporter ATP-binding protein, with protein sequence MRFAYNKSVSPILAIDKWQVAEGEHIFLSGPSGSGKSTLLNLLSGTLTPTSGEISLLDRPFSTLSNRQRDNFRAQHIGVVFQQFNLIPYLTVEQNIRAAAYFAKNTLGSDALSQKIQRLIEKLQLPNNVLSTQADALSIGQQQRVAIARALVNAPQILVVDEPTSALDVAARDSFMSLLKEVAKDSTLLFVSHDPAMAAYFKTHLDIKELLASSTKRQGNAGEGAGQC encoded by the coding sequence ATGCGGTTTGCTTACAACAAATCAGTGTCACCAATACTGGCCATAGACAAATGGCAAGTTGCAGAGGGCGAACATATTTTTCTCTCGGGCCCCTCAGGCAGTGGTAAAAGTACATTGCTCAACTTACTAAGCGGCACACTCACACCAACAAGTGGCGAAATATCCTTACTCGACCGCCCATTTTCAACATTATCAAATCGTCAGCGAGATAATTTTAGGGCACAGCATATCGGTGTTGTATTTCAACAGTTCAATTTAATTCCCTATCTAACAGTCGAACAAAATATTCGTGCTGCTGCTTACTTTGCCAAAAACACATTAGGTAGTGACGCCCTCAGCCAGAAAATTCAACGCTTAATCGAAAAGCTCCAATTACCCAATAATGTGTTAAGCACACAAGCTGATGCTTTGAGCATTGGACAGCAACAACGCGTCGCTATTGCACGAGCACTTGTCAACGCGCCACAAATTTTAGTTGTAGATGAACCAACGTCTGCGTTAGATGTAGCCGCGCGAGATAGTTTCATGTCTTTACTTAAAGAAGTTGCAAAAGACAGCACCTTATTGTTTGTCAGTCACGATCCAGCAATGGCCGCCTATTTCAAAACGCATTTAGACATTAAGGAACTACTTGCCAGCAGCACTAAAAGGCAGGGTAATGCGGGTGAAGGAGCGGGTCAATGCTAA
- a CDS encoding efflux RND transporter permease subunit, with amino-acid sequence MDITRAAIKNATGVGIGITLLVFLGLYSLFNLPVQLFPDIDRPYINIQTSWRAASPQEIESEIIEPQEEVLQGIPGLESMSAWANQGNAWINLEFGLGTDMQKTLIEVISRMNRVPPLPRDALSPNIMLAGSGGDAPALTYFFLQRLPGNPNEINTYVTYFTDVIKPQLESIPGVARARMESGVGGVEEFQIVFDPFKAAQLGINLSAVANELGRANDISGGFVDVGRRRYTLRFEGRYQPTQMGEMILEWRDGSPITLNDIAVIKITRADGNNASVQNGNPAISIRVDRQNDANVLATLEAVKAKVDEINRNDLAAQQLVMAQSFDASVFIYRAVQLVTSNLFIGVALAIGVLWLFMRQLRATLIVALAIPISLLSTFVVLQMTGRSLNIISLAGLAFAVGMVLDAAIVVLENIVRTRKSVGSDEESAHKGTKEVFGALMASTATTVAIFIPVMFLEDVEGQLFADLALTIAIAVCMSLIVAVTVLPVVAARYLQGDMPEDSLKRVWEKITQTIMRLSSTPLRRVVMVATLMGIPITGSMLLMPSMDYLPPVKRDAVDAFLSLPAGASENFISEEVIPIVVERLKPYMNGEKQPALKNYYIITWPNGGTLGVRAKDQSKVKELETIVRDEILKDLPDTQAFAQQGNLFGGFGNGRSIAIHLQGTDQDMLGIAAQAGLDKLREVFPNANARSNPPLEQAEPELRFYPNDSRMMEVGLNRGGMGNLVRAMGDGMYVGEYFDGIKRMNIIFRSEPWQTPEDLGSTPIMTPVGEVVQLADLVEIERAVGPSRIQRIEGRRTLTINVNPPEGMSLEQAMNVIKSEVEPVIMSMMPSDGAINYGGSADSLKGAISSMADNFLFAMILLLLLMAGLFKSLKDSVLVVLSIPLATVGGVVAIRIMNTFMFQPMDLLTMIGFIILLGLVVNNAILLVHQTRLGEQKGLSRDAAVEQAIELRLRPIFMSTLTSIFGMLPLLLMPGAGSVIYRGLAAVIVGGMTVSTVFTLLLLPTLLRMTGSKAVTPISHDTVGGITPRAVKLNKHSDHL; translated from the coding sequence ATGGACATCACTCGTGCAGCAATAAAAAACGCAACTGGGGTAGGTATCGGCATTACATTGCTGGTATTTCTTGGGCTTTACAGTCTATTTAATTTACCCGTTCAGTTATTTCCCGATATTGATCGCCCCTATATCAATATTCAAACTTCGTGGCGGGCTGCGTCCCCGCAAGAAATAGAATCAGAGATTATAGAGCCTCAAGAAGAGGTTCTGCAGGGTATACCTGGGCTTGAGTCGATGAGCGCATGGGCAAACCAAGGTAATGCATGGATAAACCTTGAGTTTGGTTTAGGTACGGACATGCAAAAAACGCTTATTGAAGTGATTAGTCGCATGAACCGTGTTCCACCTCTTCCACGGGATGCCCTATCGCCCAACATAATGCTTGCTGGCAGCGGTGGTGATGCCCCCGCGCTTACCTATTTCTTCTTACAACGCTTGCCCGGCAACCCTAATGAAATTAATACTTACGTTACTTATTTCACTGATGTAATTAAGCCGCAGCTAGAATCTATTCCTGGCGTAGCACGAGCAAGGATGGAAAGTGGCGTTGGTGGCGTTGAAGAATTCCAAATTGTTTTTGACCCATTTAAAGCTGCACAACTGGGTATTAACCTAAGTGCAGTTGCCAATGAACTTGGTCGCGCCAATGATATTTCTGGCGGGTTCGTCGATGTTGGTCGCAGACGTTACACACTGCGCTTTGAAGGGCGTTATCAACCTACTCAAATGGGTGAGATGATCCTTGAATGGCGTGACGGTAGCCCGATAACGTTAAATGATATTGCTGTGATAAAAATTACACGTGCTGATGGCAATAACGCAAGCGTACAAAACGGCAACCCAGCAATTTCTATTCGCGTTGACAGACAAAATGATGCCAACGTACTGGCAACGCTTGAGGCGGTTAAGGCAAAGGTCGACGAAATTAATCGCAATGATCTTGCTGCGCAGCAATTGGTGATGGCACAAAGCTTTGACGCATCAGTATTTATTTATCGCGCGGTGCAGTTAGTAACAAGTAACCTGTTTATAGGTGTGGCACTTGCTATTGGTGTGCTGTGGCTATTTATGAGACAGCTTCGCGCAACACTCATTGTGGCATTGGCTATCCCAATCTCGCTTCTAAGTACCTTTGTCGTGCTTCAAATGACGGGGCGCTCATTAAATATTATCTCATTGGCAGGGCTTGCATTTGCCGTTGGCATGGTACTCGATGCGGCCATTGTCGTGCTTGAAAACATAGTACGTACGCGAAAGAGCGTAGGTAGCGACGAAGAAAGTGCACATAAGGGCACTAAAGAAGTGTTTGGTGCACTGATGGCGTCAACAGCCACAACAGTAGCTATATTTATTCCGGTTATGTTTCTCGAAGATGTAGAAGGACAGCTATTTGCGGACCTAGCGCTTACTATTGCCATCGCGGTATGTATGTCGTTAATTGTGGCGGTTACGGTACTACCCGTTGTGGCGGCCCGTTATCTACAAGGCGATATGCCTGAAGATAGTTTGAAACGTGTTTGGGAAAAAATAACCCAGACGATAATGCGTCTGTCTTCAACACCACTAAGAAGGGTTGTTATGGTCGCTACATTAATGGGCATTCCTATTACGGGAAGCATGCTATTAATGCCTTCGATGGACTATCTGCCGCCAGTGAAGCGCGATGCTGTCGACGCCTTCTTAAGTCTGCCAGCAGGTGCCAGTGAAAATTTCATTTCAGAAGAAGTTATCCCGATTGTTGTTGAACGACTAAAGCCCTACATGAATGGTGAGAAGCAGCCTGCCCTAAAAAATTACTACATTATCACCTGGCCTAATGGCGGTACATTAGGGGTGCGGGCGAAAGACCAGTCCAAAGTGAAAGAACTTGAAACTATCGTGCGTGATGAAATCCTTAAAGATCTTCCTGATACGCAGGCCTTTGCCCAACAAGGTAACTTGTTTGGCGGTTTTGGTAATGGGCGCTCCATTGCTATTCATCTGCAAGGTACTGACCAAGATATGTTGGGTATTGCCGCACAAGCTGGTTTAGATAAGCTTCGAGAAGTCTTTCCCAATGCCAATGCGCGCTCTAATCCGCCGCTAGAACAGGCTGAACCTGAACTGCGTTTTTATCCAAACGATAGCAGAATGATGGAAGTCGGACTTAATCGCGGCGGCATGGGTAACCTCGTGCGTGCTATGGGCGACGGTATGTATGTGGGCGAGTACTTCGATGGCATAAAGCGCATGAACATTATTTTTCGCTCTGAACCGTGGCAAACACCTGAAGATTTAGGTAGCACCCCCATCATGACGCCAGTTGGTGAAGTGGTGCAACTAGCTGATTTGGTTGAAATTGAACGCGCGGTAGGTCCAAGTCGAATTCAGCGTATTGAAGGTCGTCGTACGTTGACGATAAACGTCAATCCGCCCGAAGGAATGAGTCTTGAACAAGCCATGAATGTCATTAAGTCAGAGGTAGAGCCCGTCATCATGAGCATGATGCCATCTGACGGTGCCATCAACTATGGTGGTAGCGCAGATAGCCTTAAAGGCGCTATTTCATCAATGGCTGATAACTTCCTCTTTGCCATGATTCTATTATTACTGCTAATGGCAGGGCTATTTAAGTCATTGAAAGATAGTGTGTTGGTTGTACTGTCTATTCCTCTGGCCACTGTGGGTGGTGTGGTAGCGATACGCATAATGAATACCTTCATGTTCCAACCCATGGATTTATTAACCATGATTGGCTTCATTATTTTATTAGGCTTGGTGGTGAACAACGCCATCTTGCTCGTGCATCAAACCCGACTTGGTGAACAGAAGGGGCTAAGTCGTGACGCAGCCGTTGAGCAAGCCATTGAACTGCGCCTGCGCCCCATCTTTATGAGCACGCTGACATCAATATTTGGCATGTTGCCCCTGTTACTTATGCCTGGTGCAGGCAGTGTGATATACCGCGGTTTGGCTGCCGTAATCGTTGGTGGAATGACCGTGAGTACCGTGTTCACTTTATTGCTTCTGCCTACGTTGTTGAGAATGACGGGCAGCAAAGCCGTCACCCCAATTTCACATGACACTGTGGGAGGTATTACACCTAGAGCAGTGAAACTAAACAAACACAGTGATCATTTATAA
- a CDS encoding MBL fold metallo-hydrolase, producing MKASALTLSVGILVGCATQNNVERVVGENSVITYTDVEGYEDRFSNIYDDFKDYPVTCEGDCYPATKDIVCEDTMQHCQYQGDRPSINLNTGFSIKWLGHASFAITTDSGEQFLIDPVFGQFDWPVNWAFRLSEGFNRKPASLLTDEELANTDAVLYSHIHYDHFNKADISELGNQPTYLVPLGFAEHFEDNGYAIKEMAWFSSQQINRTTAHFVPAHHFSNRIWVPFIHEDNNATLWGGWVLENNGNTLFFAGDTGYSPHFKDINERYGPIDVCLLPIASYFSEESPRWYRKVHTTPEDAIIAAQELSCKVVIPWGYGNASWRMGDKTSHSALFRLLHMKEQLNTDVPWYVLNEGESVKF from the coding sequence ATAAAGGCCAGTGCGCTCACATTATCAGTGGGTATATTAGTTGGATGTGCAACGCAAAATAATGTAGAGCGTGTTGTGGGTGAAAATTCTGTCATCACATACACTGACGTTGAAGGCTACGAAGACAGATTCAGCAATATCTATGATGATTTCAAAGACTACCCCGTAACGTGTGAAGGCGATTGTTACCCTGCCACAAAAGATATTGTGTGCGAGGATACTATGCAGCATTGTCAGTACCAAGGGGATCGCCCGTCGATAAACTTAAATACTGGTTTTTCGATCAAATGGCTTGGACATGCTAGTTTTGCAATTACCACAGACAGTGGTGAGCAATTTCTTATCGACCCCGTATTTGGACAATTCGATTGGCCTGTTAACTGGGCATTTAGGCTGTCTGAAGGCTTCAATCGAAAGCCAGCTTCATTGCTAACTGATGAAGAGTTAGCGAATACGGATGCGGTGTTATATTCCCATATTCACTATGACCACTTTAACAAAGCCGATATAAGTGAACTTGGTAATCAGCCCACTTACCTTGTGCCTTTGGGGTTTGCCGAGCATTTCGAGGATAACGGCTATGCCATTAAAGAAATGGCGTGGTTTAGTTCGCAACAAATAAACCGCACAACGGCGCACTTCGTGCCAGCTCACCATTTTAGTAATCGCATTTGGGTTCCCTTTATTCACGAAGACAACAACGCTACGCTGTGGGGCGGATGGGTGCTAGAGAATAACGGAAACACATTATTTTTTGCTGGCGACACTGGCTACTCACCGCACTTTAAAGACATCAATGAACGCTATGGACCCATTGATGTGTGTCTTTTACCTATCGCGTCGTATTTCAGTGAAGAATCCCCTAGGTGGTATCGAAAAGTACATACAACGCCAGAAGATGCGATTATTGCCGCTCAAGAGCTCAGCTGTAAGGTTGTGATCCCTTGGGGGTATGGCAATGCTAGCTGGCGAATGGGAGATAAAACATCACATTCAGCCTTATTTCGATTGCTACATATGAAAGAACAGCTAAATACTGATGTGCCGTGGTATGTGTTAAATGAAGGAGAGTCGGTGAAATTTTAA
- the rpsF gene encoding 30S ribosomal protein S6 gives MRHYEIVFMVHPDQSEQVPGMIERYTTILKQDGGQIHRLEDWGRRQLAYPIEKLHKAHYVLINAEASAEAVDELENAFRFNDVILRNMVMRTKTAVTEPSPMMKEEPRRERRDDSAPRQDRAEKKTETTEDNA, from the coding sequence ATGCGTCATTACGAAATCGTATTTATGGTTCACCCTGATCAGAGTGAACAAGTACCTGGTATGATCGAGCGTTATACCACAATCCTAAAGCAAGACGGTGGTCAGATTCATCGTTTAGAAGATTGGGGCCGTCGTCAACTGGCTTACCCAATTGAAAAGCTGCACAAAGCCCACTACGTACTAATCAATGCTGAAGCGTCTGCAGAAGCTGTTGATGAATTGGAAAATGCTTTCCGTTTCAACGACGTGATCCTACGTAACATGGTTATGCGCACTAAGACTGCTGTGACTGAGCCTTCTCCAATGATGAAAGAAGAGCCTCGTCGTGAGCGTCGTGACGATTCTGCTCCTCGCCAAGACCGCGCGGAAAAGAAAACTGAAACCACTGAAGACAACGCTTAA
- a CDS encoding efflux RND transporter periplasmic adaptor subunit — protein sequence MKTLTRSVVLGMSALTLVSFSQASLAQENSAPPPVLVQVDEAREQAISQLTWVPGTILSQTDANLASEVDGRITWMAEVGDIIRAGEPLVVLDDTRLNITLNQNKSNIAQWQSQVTLFEKRLARYENLKANNNMSQGELDAVEADLENAKQELAQAKLDLSFTEYQLAQSRVKAPFTALVVERLQSPGEYTGVGQTLLRVVNPDNVEVQVRAPLTVLPYIESGMAVSVQSKTHQVEEAIRAIVPVGNANSRMMELRIAIKPGDFPIGSAVRVAIPSSDTHDGVTIPRDALVLRKSGTYIYQLNENNEAQQVKVRTGVGLGERIEVFGEVNPSQYVVVRGAERLREGQKVRFEETNSTLTAKN from the coding sequence ATGAAAACATTAACGCGTTCAGTTGTTTTGGGTATGTCAGCATTGACGTTAGTTTCCTTCTCGCAGGCATCATTGGCACAGGAAAATAGCGCTCCACCGCCGGTGCTAGTGCAAGTTGATGAGGCCCGTGAACAAGCTATATCTCAACTCACGTGGGTACCAGGTACTATTCTAAGTCAAACTGATGCGAACTTGGCTTCTGAAGTCGACGGTCGCATTACGTGGATGGCTGAAGTAGGGGATATTATCCGCGCAGGTGAACCGCTTGTCGTTTTAGATGATACGCGCCTAAACATCACATTAAACCAAAACAAATCGAACATAGCGCAATGGCAGTCTCAAGTTACGTTGTTTGAAAAGCGTCTAGCGCGTTATGAAAACCTTAAAGCCAATAACAACATGTCGCAGGGAGAACTTGATGCTGTTGAGGCTGATTTAGAGAATGCAAAGCAAGAGTTGGCACAAGCAAAGCTCGACTTGTCGTTTACCGAATACCAACTTGCTCAAAGCAGGGTAAAAGCGCCTTTTACCGCATTGGTTGTTGAACGACTTCAATCACCCGGTGAATATACAGGTGTTGGGCAAACCCTGTTACGTGTAGTGAATCCAGATAACGTAGAAGTACAGGTACGCGCACCACTCACTGTTTTGCCTTATATTGAAAGTGGTATGGCTGTCAGTGTGCAAAGTAAAACGCACCAGGTAGAAGAAGCGATTAGAGCCATTGTGCCTGTGGGTAACGCTAACTCCAGAATGATGGAGCTACGCATAGCAATAAAACCCGGCGACTTTCCAATAGGCAGCGCAGTGAGGGTCGCGATTCCCAGTAGCGATACCCATGACGGCGTTACGATCCCTCGCGACGCACTGGTACTGAGAAAATCAGGGACTTACATTTATCAGCTCAATGAAAATAACGAAGCTCAGCAGGTCAAAGTTCGCACGGGTGTTGGCCTAGGCGAACGTATTGAAGTGTTCGGTGAAGTTAATCCATCCCAGTATGTGGTAGTGCGTGGCGCAGAGCGTCTACGCGAAGGTCAGAAAGTAAGATTCGAAGAAACAAACAGTACGCTAACCGCCAAAAATTAA
- a CDS encoding ABC transporter permease, whose amino-acid sequence MLTTIALASLKRRKHTALLTLLSITISVCLLLTVDIVRTQVKTSFTRTVSGVDLIVGAPSGQLNLLLSSVFNVGTPSKGIPWNSVASLESNKQVAWIIPLSLGDTHKGFRVIGTNNQFFTHFKYGDKQALAFAHGSNFTQPLSTVVGADIAQTLGYKVGDKIVISHGLGNVSFNNHDTHPFVIAGVLEKTGTPVDKAVYVTLEGLEKAHSHQTGGKNSSMRSISKPKLDEHEHEHEHEHEHEHEHDESNITKHGATEIRYNSNEFAPQQVSVVMLGLKNRVTALQLQYQLNQNNNTPLMAILPGMALAELWQIMGNIEALLLGLSSIIVISALVGLATMLLASMRERYQEIAVLRTIGAGPFTLLLLIQLEALFITLVSLILSVVLVAGLITAIKPWLSSEYGLFITGQLFGQSSAIIGSLVLVSTYIVSLFPAIAAYRRGLHAGLNSK is encoded by the coding sequence ATGCTAACGACAATTGCACTAGCGAGTTTAAAACGACGCAAGCACACCGCATTGCTGACCCTGTTAAGTATCACCATTAGCGTTTGTCTTTTGCTCACGGTTGATATTGTGCGTACTCAAGTTAAAACCAGCTTCACACGCACGGTCTCGGGTGTTGACTTAATTGTTGGCGCACCAAGCGGGCAGCTTAATTTGTTACTTTCGTCGGTTTTCAACGTTGGCACACCATCTAAAGGGATCCCATGGAATAGCGTTGCATCGCTTGAGTCGAACAAGCAAGTGGCATGGATAATTCCATTGTCTTTGGGCGACACCCACAAAGGGTTTCGTGTTATAGGCACAAACAATCAATTTTTTACGCACTTTAAGTATGGTGATAAGCAAGCGCTTGCTTTCGCCCATGGAAGCAACTTCACCCAACCTCTGTCTACCGTGGTAGGTGCCGATATTGCGCAAACGCTCGGCTATAAGGTAGGCGACAAAATCGTAATATCCCATGGCTTGGGTAACGTGTCGTTCAATAATCACGATACCCACCCATTTGTCATAGCTGGGGTCCTTGAAAAGACAGGCACACCTGTCGATAAGGCCGTTTATGTTACCCTTGAAGGGTTAGAAAAAGCGCACAGCCACCAAACTGGGGGCAAAAATAGTTCAATGCGTTCTATTAGCAAGCCCAAACTCGATGAGCATGAGCATGAGCATGAGCATGAGCATGAGCATGAGCATGAGCATGATGAGAGTAATATAACTAAACATGGCGCAACTGAAATTCGCTACAACAGTAATGAGTTCGCACCACAGCAAGTGTCTGTGGTTATGTTGGGGCTAAAAAACCGTGTTACCGCGCTTCAACTGCAATACCAATTAAATCAGAATAACAACACACCGTTAATGGCAATTTTACCGGGTATGGCGCTTGCTGAGTTATGGCAAATTATGGGGAATATCGAAGCCTTGCTGCTAGGCTTATCATCTATCATTGTGATTAGTGCGTTAGTTGGTTTAGCAACAATGCTATTGGCGAGTATGCGCGAGCGCTATCAAGAAATAGCCGTGCTACGCACTATTGGCGCTGGGCCTTTTACTTTATTACTGCTTATTCAATTGGAAGCGCTATTTATTACGCTTGTCAGTCTGATACTCAGTGTAGTTTTGGTAGCGGGGCTAATCACAGCGATAAAGCCATGGCTTAGCAGTGAATATGGTTTGTTCATCACTGGGCAACTTTTTGGTCAAAGCAGTGCAATTATCGGCTCACTTGTGCTTGTTAGTACTTATATCGTTTCATTATTCCCAGCAATTGCCGCTTATAGACGTGGCTTACATGCAGGTCTAAATAGCAAATAG
- the rpsR gene encoding 30S ribosomal protein S18, with product MARFFRRRKFCRFTAEGVTEIDYKDIATLKNYITESGKIVPSRITGTSAKYQRQLSSAIKRARFLALLPYTDSHK from the coding sequence ATGGCTCGTTTTTTCAGACGTCGTAAGTTCTGCCGTTTCACTGCAGAAGGTGTGACTGAAATCGATTACAAAGATATCGCTACTCTTAAGAACTACATCACTGAGAGCGGTAAAATTGTCCCTAGCCGTATTACTGGTACAAGCGCAAAATATCAGCGTCAGCTGTCTTCTGCGATCAAGCGCGCACGTTTCCTTGCGTTGCTTCCGTACACTGATTCACACAAGTAA
- a CDS encoding YebG family protein translates to MAITTQYVVTHKGVEKLVTTDKKEADQYDKMLDAADNLADYIHAKGIKLDDSVVEELTIMLSKNKDKISKIFKGATAESVLEDESAEVVKLQANG, encoded by the coding sequence ATGGCCATTACCACACAGTATGTTGTTACGCACAAAGGGGTAGAAAAATTGGTAACTACCGACAAAAAAGAAGCCGATCAGTACGACAAAATGCTCGACGCAGCAGACAACCTTGCCGACTACATTCATGCGAAGGGCATCAAGCTAGATGACAGCGTAGTGGAAGAACTGACAATTATGCTGTCAAAAAACAAAGATAAAATTAGCAAAATCTTTAAAGGTGCTACTGCAGAAAGCGTGTTAGAAGACGAAAGCGCAGAAGTGGTGAAGCTACAGGCTAATGGTTAA
- the rplI gene encoding 50S ribosomal protein L9 has protein sequence MNIILLDKIANLGGLGDQVTVKSGYARNFLFPQGKAVPATKDNVEKFEARRAELEAKIAEQLAAANARGEKIAELAEVTIAAPAGDEGKLFGSVGTRDIADAITAAGVEVQKAEVKLPTGTLRETGEYDIDLQLHSDVITSIKVIIIAEA, from the coding sequence ATGAATATCATCCTACTAGATAAAATCGCCAACCTTGGCGGCCTGGGCGACCAAGTGACTGTAAAGTCTGGTTACGCTCGTAACTTCCTTTTCCCACAGGGTAAAGCGGTTCCTGCAACTAAAGACAACGTTGAAAAGTTCGAAGCACGTCGTGCTGAACTTGAAGCGAAAATTGCTGAGCAACTAGCTGCTGCTAACGCACGCGGTGAGAAAATTGCTGAGCTTGCTGAAGTTACAATCGCAGCACCAGCTGGTGACGAAGGTAAACTGTTTGGTTCTGTTGGTACTCGTGACATCGCTGATGCAATCACTGCAGCTGGCGTTGAAGTACAAAAAGCAGAAGTTAAACTACCTACTGGTACTCTTCGTGAGACTGGTGAGTATGACATCGACTTACAACTTCACTCTGACGTTATCACTTCAATCAAAGTGATCATCATTGCTGAAGCGTAA